A genomic stretch from Apium graveolens cultivar Ventura unplaced genomic scaffold, ASM990537v1 ctg1603, whole genome shotgun sequence includes:
- the LOC141699981 gene encoding DEAD-box ATP-dependent RNA helicase 8-like — protein MNSRGRFSPGLAGGRSGNFSSNPNDQNRNYNNYNYQQQQRNYYGQRNSNSNVQQYQQQQWLRRDQMEARDVVEKTVQSERLDSGLEDWKAQLKLPPQDTRYRTEDVTATKGNEFEDYFLKRELLMGIYEKGFERPSPIQEESIPIALTGSDILARAKNGTGKTAAFCIPALERIDQDNNVIQVVILVPTRELALQTSQVCKELGKHLKIEVMVTTGGTSLKDDIMRLYQPVHLLVGTPGRILDLANKGICDLKNCSMLAMDEADRLLSPEFQPSIQQLIRFLPTNRQILMFSATFPVTVKDFKDRYLQKPYVINLMDELTLKGITQFYAFVEERQKIHCLNTLFSKLQINQSIIFCNSVNRVELLAKKITELGYSCFYIHAKMLQDHRNRVFHDFRNGACRNLVCTDLFTRGIDIQAVNVVINFDFPKSAETYLHRVGRSGRFGHLGLAVNLITYEDRFNLYRIEQELGTEIKQIPPQIDQAIYCQ, from the exons ATGAACTCTCGAGGTAGGTTTTCGCCGGGACTCGCCGGCGGTCGCAGCGGCAATTTTAGCTCTAACCCTAATGATCAAAATagaaattataataattataattatcaGCAGCAGCAGCGAAATTACTATGGGCAGAGGAATAGTAATAGTAATGTGCAACAGTATCAGCAGCAACAGTGGCTTAGAAGGGACCAAATGGAAGCTCGTGATGTCGTCGAAAAGACTGTGCAATCGGAACGTCTTGATTCTGG CTTGGAAGATTGGAAGGCGCAATTAAAGCTTCCTCCTCAGGATACTCGCTACCGTACAGAG GATGTGACAGCCACAAAAGGAAATGAATTCGAAGACTATTTTCTAAAACGTGAATTACTTATGGGGATATATGAGAAGGGTTTTGAGAGGCCATCTCCTATTCAGGAGGAAAGTATTCCTATTGCTTTAACGGGCAGTGATATCCTTGCTAGGGCTAAGAATGGTACAGGAAAAACTGCCGCCTTTTGCATTCCAGCATTGGAAAGGATAGATCAAGATAATAATGTGATTCAAG TTGTTATACTTGTCCCTACTCGAGAACTGGCCCTTCAAACTTCACAAGTTTGTAAGGAGCTTGGGAAGCATTTAAAAATTGAAGTCATGGTTACAACTGGCGGAACCAGTTTAAAAGATGACATTATGCGGTTGTATCAGCCTGTTCATTTACTTGTTGGTACTCCTGGAAGAATCTTAGATCTAGCAAATAAGGGTATTTGCGATTTAAAAAACTGCAGTATGCTTGCTATGGATGAG GCTGATAGGCTCTTGTCGCCAGAGTTCCAACCTTCTATACAACAGCTCATTCGTTTTCTGCCTACGAATCGTCAAATTTTGATGTTTTCAGCTACATTTCCTGTAACGGTGAAGGATTTTAAGGATAGATATCTGCAAAAGCCCTATGTCATCAACCTGATGGACGAGCTCACTCTCAAGGGAATAACACAGTTTTATGCTTTTGTTGAAGAGAGACAAAAAATACACTGCCTGAACACCCTTTTCTCAAAG CTTCAGATTAACCAGTCAATCATTTTCTGCAACTCTGTGAATCGGGTGGAACTGCTGGCCAAGAAAATTACAGAGCTTGGTTACTCTTGCTTTTATATCCATGCAAAGATGCTTCAAGATCATCGCAACAGAGTATTTCATGATTTTCGGAATGGCGCATGTAGGAATCTTGTTTGCACAG ATCTGTTTACAAGAGGGATTGATATTCAGGCAGTTAATGTCGTTATCAACTTTGATTTTCCTAAAAGTGCTGAAACTTATCTCCATAGG GTTGGTCGATCAGGGAGGTTTGGACACCTTGGGTTGGCAGTGAATCTTATTACTTACGAGGATCGCTTTAATTT GTATAGGATTGAACAAGAGCTTGGAACTGAGATCAAGCAAATTCCTCCACAAATTGATCAGGCTATCTACTGCCAGTAA
- the LOC141699982 gene encoding uncharacterized protein LOC141699982 — MGVSRYYIILLVAAIISMQWVDLSIFTTVPLHKYNVLPQNSQNYPPINCSETCPPKFHEKSNPTTSLETCPDYFRWIHEDLSPWKETGITKEMVEKGKDHAHIRVIIVNGTVYLEKFDRPVFQTRDVMTLWGILQLLRLYPGQLPDLDLMIECGDVPKLLKKDYDKGNVVPPVFHYCGDESSYDIVFPDWSYWGWPELKIKPWKLLNKDLEEANNESKWEDREPYAYWKGNVKLGRRPELLKCNLSEERDWNARIYAMDWVKERRAEGFKNSDLTTQCTHRYKIYVEGNAWSVSEKYILACDSVTLIIEPRFYDFFTRSLVPTVHYWPVNENQECRSIKFAVDWGNKHPEEAKKIGEQGSNFIQKQVQMKYVYDYMFHLFSEYSKLVKYKPTVPVNATQVCSESLFCSGVGMKKRFKLQSLVESPSPTGPCNLPSPYDPTALEEFLRRKENLTRQVESLESSNDTGEAKILSSM; from the exons ATGGGTGTTTCCCGCTATTACataatccttttggttgctgccATCATATCTATGCAATGGGTTGATCTT TCCATATTCACAACCGTTCCATTGCACAAATACAATGTTCTTCCCCAGAATTCACAAAATTATCCACCTATCAATTGCTCGGAGACATGCCCTCCAAAATTCCATGAGAAAAGTAATCCGACCACATCTCTGGAGACATGCCCGGATTATTTTCGATGGATTCACGAAGACTTGAGTCCGTGGAAGGAGACTGGGATCACGAAAGAAATGGTAGAAAAGGGGAAAGATCATGCACATATCAGAGTAATCATAGTGAACGGGACAGTGTATTTGGAAAAGTTTGATAGGCCAGTTTTCCAAACAAGAGATGTGATGACATTATGGGGAATTTTGCAGCTTCTGAGATTGTATCCGGGCCAGTTACCTGATCTTGATTTGATGATTGAGTGTGGAGACGTACCCAAGTTGTTGAAGAAGGATTATGATAAAGGCAATGTTGTGCCACCAGTTTTTCATTATTGTGGAGATGAATCCAGTTATGATATCGTCTTCCCTGATTGGTCCTATTGGGGTTG GCCAGAGCTAAAGATAAAGCCATGGAAATTGCTGAACAAAGATTTAGAAGAAGCCAACAATGAAAGTAAATGGGAGGACAGAGAACCCTATGCTTATTGGAAAGGAAATGTTAAATTAGGAAGAAGACCAGAGCTTCTCAAATGCAATTTATCAGAGGAACGCGATTGGAATGCTCGAATTTATGCAATG GATTGGGTAAAAGAACGTCGAGCTGAAGGATTTAAGAACTCAGACTTGACAACTCAATGCACTCATAG ATATAAGATCTATGTTGAAGGAAATGCATGGTCAGTTAGCGAGAAATATATACTAGCATGTGATTCAGTGACCCTGATCATAGAACCGCGTTTCTATGATTTCTTTACAAGAAGTTTGGTGCCAACAGTTCATTACTGGCCCGTAAATGAAAACCAAGAATGCAGATCAATTAAATTTGCTGTTGATTGGGGAAACAAGCATCCGGAAGAG GCAAAGAAGATAGGAGAACAAGGAAGCAACTTCATTCAGAAACAGGTCCAGATGAAATACGTGTACGATTACATGTTTCATTTGTTTTCTGAGTACTCTAAACTTGTCAAATACAAACCAACCGTTCCAGTTAATGCGACACAAGTATGCTCGGAATCACTGTTTTGCTCCGGTGTAGGGATGAAGAAGAGGTTCAAATTACAATCACTAGTAGAGAGTCCTTCACCTACTGGTCCTTGCAACTTGCCTAGTCCTTATGATCCTACAGCTCTTGAAGAGTTTCTtagaagaaaagaaaatttaaCAAGGCAAGTCGAATCTTTGGAATCAAGTAACGATACAGGAGAAGCAAAAATTCTAAGCTCTATGTAG
- the LOC141699980 gene encoding remorin-like: MATEEPQKVEIESPAVPAPAPEKVDSLPKVVEEKPVPPPVEDSKALAVVEKTPDSAEKKAPKESYDRDVALADLEKEKKLSFIKAWEESEKSKVENKTQKQLAAVNAWENTQKAKIEAKLKKIEEDLDKKKAAYAEQMKNKTAMVHKAADEKRAMVVAKRGEDLLKAEEMAAKHRATGYVPKKILGCFGG; this comes from the exons ATGGCTACTGAGGAACCCCAGAAAGTGGAAATTGAGTCGCCGGCTGTACCTGCTCCGGCGCCGGAAAAGGTTGATTCACTCCCTAAAGTTGTCGAGGAGAAGCCTGTGCCTCCTCCAGTTGAGGATTCCAAGGCTCTTGCTGTTGTTGAAA AGACTCCAGATTCTGCTGAAAAGAAAGCTCCCAAAGAATCTTATGATCGAG ATGTTGCTCTTGCGGAtcttgaaaaagaaaagaaattgtCCTTTATCAAAGCTTGGGAAGAGAGTGAAAAATCCAAGGTTGAGAATAA GACACAAAAGCAACTCGCTGCAGTGAATGCATGGGAGAACACCCAGaaagcaaagattgaagctaaaCTAAAAAAGATAGAG GAAGATTTAGACAAGAAGAAAGCAGCCTATGCGGAACAAATGAAGAATAAGACAGCTATGGTTCACAAGGCAGCGGACGAAAAGCGAGCCATGGTCGTAGCCAAACGAGGAGAAGATTTGTTAAAAGCTGAGGAGATGGCAGCAAAGCATCGTGCAACCGGTTATGTTCCTAAAAAGATTCTCGGGTGCTTTGGGGGATGA
- the LOC141699979 gene encoding transcription factor MYB17-like isoform X2, with translation MFIGLLRCGKSCRLRWINYLRPDIKRGPFTPEDEKLVIQLHGMLGNRWAAIATQLPGRTDNEIKNLWNTHLRKRLISKGIDPQTHEPFTSINGLLTGPSVSPSTRHMAQWETARLEAESRLSKETTLLFQPAGHTTKAESDIFLIMWNSEVGESFRNFNKSGAETEGELSACQSPFSQASSSTRHGSVSGTTTEVCPAAPLVAESPLLKREKGDADYQNIKYSNTDYLTARSCSSSTDDLEDPSSTLQLLWDYPGSNDMSFLQGHLFNYDIYPAYPN, from the exons ATGTTTATAGGTCTTCTCCGGTGTGGGAAGAGTTGCCGGCTCCGATGGATAAACTACTTGAGGCCAGACATCAAACGAGGTCCTTTTACTCCTGAAGATGAGAAGCTAGTCATCCAGTTGCATGGAATGCTTGGTAACAG ATGGGCTGCTATTGCAACTCAACTACCAGGAAGAACAGATAATGAGATCAAGAACTTATGGAATACGCACTTGAGGAAGCGCCTGATTTCCAAGGGCATTGACCCTCAGACTCATGAGCCATTCACTTCTATCAATGGCTTACTAACAGGACCATCTGTGTCCCCTTCAACGCGCCATATGGCACAATGGGAGACCGCCAGGCTGGAAGCTGAATCTCGCCTTTCTAAAGAGACCACACTTCTGTTTCAACCTGCAGGTCACACAACAAAAGCCGAGAGTGATATTTTCCTCATTATGTGGAACTCTGAGGTGGGAGAATCGTTCCGAAACTTCAACAAATCAGGAGCTGAAACTGAAGGTGAACTTTCAGCTTGTCAAAGTCCATTCTCTCAAGCATCTTCGTCAACAAGACATGGATCTGTTTCTGGCACAACTACAGAAGTATGTCCCGCTGCACCACTTGTAGCAGAATCTCCACTCTTGAAACGAGAAAAGGGAGATGCAGATTACCAAAACATCAAATACTCAAACACGGATTATCTTACAGCCAGGTCGTGTTCGTCAAGCACTGACGATTTAGAAGATCCATCAAGCACATTACAGTTGCTTTGGGATTATCCCGGGAGCAATGACATGAGCTTTCTCCAAGGACATCTCTTCAACTATGATATATATCCAGCCTATCCAAATTAA
- the LOC141699979 gene encoding transcription factor MYB17-like isoform X1 encodes MELMKKERSGKERARMTRKPCCEKEGLKRGPWTPEEDEALVNYININGPGNWRALPMHAGLLRCGKSCRLRWINYLRPDIKRGPFTPEDEKLVIQLHGMLGNRWAAIATQLPGRTDNEIKNLWNTHLRKRLISKGIDPQTHEPFTSINGLLTGPSVSPSTRHMAQWETARLEAESRLSKETTLLFQPAGHTTKAESDIFLIMWNSEVGESFRNFNKSGAETEGELSACQSPFSQASSSTRHGSVSGTTTEVCPAAPLVAESPLLKREKGDADYQNIKYSNTDYLTARSCSSSTDDLEDPSSTLQLLWDYPGSNDMSFLQGHLFNYDIYPAYPN; translated from the exons ATGGAGTTGATGAAGAAAGAGAGATCAGGAAAAGAGAGAGCAAGAATGACAAGAAAACCATGCTGTGAAAAGGAGGGTTTGAAGAGAGGACCATGGACTCCTGAAGAAGATGAAGCTCTTGTTAACTACATCAACATTAATGGCCCTGGTAACTGGAGGGCTCTTCCTATGCATGCTG GTCTTCTCCGGTGTGGGAAGAGTTGCCGGCTCCGATGGATAAACTACTTGAGGCCAGACATCAAACGAGGTCCTTTTACTCCTGAAGATGAGAAGCTAGTCATCCAGTTGCATGGAATGCTTGGTAACAG ATGGGCTGCTATTGCAACTCAACTACCAGGAAGAACAGATAATGAGATCAAGAACTTATGGAATACGCACTTGAGGAAGCGCCTGATTTCCAAGGGCATTGACCCTCAGACTCATGAGCCATTCACTTCTATCAATGGCTTACTAACAGGACCATCTGTGTCCCCTTCAACGCGCCATATGGCACAATGGGAGACCGCCAGGCTGGAAGCTGAATCTCGCCTTTCTAAAGAGACCACACTTCTGTTTCAACCTGCAGGTCACACAACAAAAGCCGAGAGTGATATTTTCCTCATTATGTGGAACTCTGAGGTGGGAGAATCGTTCCGAAACTTCAACAAATCAGGAGCTGAAACTGAAGGTGAACTTTCAGCTTGTCAAAGTCCATTCTCTCAAGCATCTTCGTCAACAAGACATGGATCTGTTTCTGGCACAACTACAGAAGTATGTCCCGCTGCACCACTTGTAGCAGAATCTCCACTCTTGAAACGAGAAAAGGGAGATGCAGATTACCAAAACATCAAATACTCAAACACGGATTATCTTACAGCCAGGTCGTGTTCGTCAAGCACTGACGATTTAGAAGATCCATCAAGCACATTACAGTTGCTTTGGGATTATCCCGGGAGCAATGACATGAGCTTTCTCCAAGGACATCTCTTCAACTATGATATATATCCAGCCTATCCAAATTAA